The sequence CCAGAGTTTAAAGGAGTTTATTGAAGACATGTTCAACAAGTTACAACATGATGAAATGGAAGAATTAGCTCTAACTTTATGGAATCTGTGCtggagaagaaatgaaaaagtatttaataatattttgattgatCCCAACATAGTTCTACATCGAGTCCATCAAATGCAACATGATCATGCAGAATCCAAAACAATCAACTAGAATCAAAGCAATACATTGAGAAATGGCACATGGGAGACCCTTCCACCAGGTTTTTGCAAAATAAATCGGGATGTGGCAGTTGACAGAATGCATTACAAGATTGGTATTTGTATTGCAGTGAGAGATGAGGAAGGTAATTACTTAGCCACCATGAGAAAGAACCAACTCATTTGTTCTAACCCTTTAATTGCTGAAGTAGTAGGAGCATTAACAACAATAAATTTTGGACTTGATCTAGGAATGAGGAAGGTAGTATTAAGGGGTGATTCCAAAAGAGTAGTAATGGGGATCCAAAAACATGCACAAGATGAAAGCTACTTTGGAATAATCATCTCCGATATAAGATCAAAAATTAGCTCTTTTGATGTTTGTGTTACTAAGAATATCAACAGAGAAGGTAATGCAATAACTCATAAACTTGGTAAAAATGCTTTGATTATATCAGAGTATATAGtggatttggaggaggaaaaatgctattttgtcCACTCTATTTGCTCTCTCATTTTGAcatctcatgtattttaatttttttctttacttaatagttaaggaagtgactattagtgtatttatatattttttatattttttaaaaatgtttaacaatgttaaaaaaatataaaaaaaaaaattgaaaaaaaaacgtTTAAGTAACGGTAACAATGTCTTTAAAACATACATTAAAGACAATGGGTAGTTTCCTCCATGCTCTCATGGTAGAAACTCCCTATTATCTTTAATGtatgttttaagttttatatgaaatgagtttgtttaaaaaaaaaaaaaaaaaaatacatccgGTGGCTTTATGCAAACCAGATTCCTTCATCGCCACATTCTACGTTCCACGTGCAATAGTACTTAAAGAAAGTTGAGAACCACGTGTCAATGATATCATCACTTGTTGTCAACACAGCattgctatctttttttaagtggcagttattttttaaattgatttaacTACTAGTAAccgttttctttcaaaatttcacAAACTGTTATTTCAACAGTAATATACTCTCTTTTAACAGTTATAAAccgtttttcttttaatatatattattcataaatataatttcatatttattagttttttactgctattataaattttttaagatccATTTGGATACAAATATGAGATAAAACTATATcacttatctcatttaattttaactgataattttattattatttataaattatttaaattcatctcatttcactgtTCAAAGCAAACTTTGGATAAAAACTCAAACATGACAATGGGAGTCCAAAACTAAGCACAAAATGGCTAAAAACTTGACACGTAGCAAACCCTCAACAACGTGGCACTCTCAGACATCTCGCCAATGACATCTGTTCCAACTTAATTTCACTTCTCTTCCTTATTAGATAGTACATACCCATTACCAAATCCAACGCAAACCCATCCTCTGAATTAGCACTACTTTGGCAAAATATTCCCATTACATTCTGCAGAACTTCCATCAGATTCATCAAGAACTCATGGGTTCAGAAACTTTCGTAGAAGTAATTCTGGCAATACTTCTACCTCCTGTTGGGGTCTTCCTCCGCTATGGCTGTGAAGTACTAATTCTTCTCTTGCAAACCAGATTTTCATATGATCTGATCATGTGCTTGTTCTTTGATTTCATGAACatgaatttgtttttgaattttgtgaAATGCAGGTGGAGTTTTGGATAGATTTGCTGCTGACAATATTGGGATACATTCCGGGAATCATATATGCCCTTTATGTGTTGGTAGGATAGCATGACATGCCGCATGGTTGATGCAGCAGTACAAGAAGATAAATGTGACATGATCTGCTATTTTGGACGTGATCGATGTTTTCTAGGACTAGGAGCAGTATATGCAGGATGTTCTGAGAGTTGCTTTGATCTCTTTCAAATCATGTGTTGTTTGTTTACAATAAGTGTACTTGAGTCTGCATGGAAGTGTTTATATATGTCTTTCAGTACTCGTTTAGTACCCATATATGTTTTCTGTGTAGTTTGATTAATGgaactacgtacgtacctaGGCATGTATGCAGTCTAGTCAACTGcatggaaatggaaatggaCTCTGAAAACATGTTCTATGGTGCACTCTTTTCATGCCAATCTTTATTCTTTTGTCAAGAGCACATGCGGCGCCCCCGACCCCTGCCTTTGCGACGTCAGGATGTTGCCCGCATGCACGGACATACAACCTTTGCGCAATGGCGCGCACACGCTAAAGAATGAATGAACAATTAATTTGCAgcgaaaaatataaaagaacaGTCAtcacttttcattattttattattattatttttatcaatttttcacTACTaatcactattattcaatatttgatcattattttttcattattatttacaaaatacctcactacccaaacgcaacctaagatAATCTCGTGACTCAACTATAATCAAACAACGCCATAGAATTCATGACTCAACTATAATAAGAACAACGCCATGATCATCCTAatgattaaattataataaaaacttATAGGCAGCTAATTATCTTAGTGAATCGGGATTTTGATCCAACACAATCTGCCAAAAGTAGTGATGTTATGTTAGAGATTCCAGCTACATACATGAGTGAAAACAGCATGGAGAGGCTCCTTAAACAACGCAATCACAAATTAGTCTAAAAAGATTCAAAAACGCGTGGTTTTCTCTTTTGGCACGACGAGCTGGGGCGCCTAAATTGCTGGCTTTTTCTCTCAGCATGTGATCAAGTGGAAAGGTCTAGTCAATAAAGATATTGATGGGGATAAAGTTGGTCAATGGGCTTGTTCATAAACCCATCACCACTGGCAAGCCCACCTTTTCTTACTTTACAAACACTAATATTTTCCTCCATACTTTCTCAATTTGATTTATagttaaaaacattttattgacTTAATTATCGAAGTGTCACAAGGTATTATTGATTAATTACAGTACAAGTTCTCTCATTTTGTAGAGAGTTTGATGCCAACTTGATTGTTTACTGCAGATGATTTGAGTTACTTTTAGACATCATCATCAAATATCAATGTGCACGTATCTTGTTATTCGACCAATGCGTTATGCtatgcatcagttactattcactcccacACTCAATACCTAACaactttttttacattttttcataagatatgtGGTATGtaaagtgaatagtgactgatgagaagaattattcttCGGCCAATATCTTTCTTCATTATTAAAATCTTgctaaaatatttagaattggTTATAGAATTCAATCCGAACACTACAAAAAGACTTTGGgggttttctttttgcttcacCCAAAgccttcttttttgtttgttctaTATGACTTCAGTGGCCTACACAATGTCTATCAACTCCTCATCTTCCTCCACAAAGCACTTCTGCAACACCCTTGGAGGGTAAAGCACAATAATTTGTTCCATACTTGAAGGGGCAAAAgcttttcagttattttgatgGGGCCAATCCTTGCCTTTTCCATTTTATTCCAAAAACAATCACTATCTCTCTAAATTTAAGTCCTTCCCAACCCTAAAAGATGGTATTTAGTTTTAGCGAAACTCAGTTAAAATTGAAATACTCTCGTATTTAGAATACGTGACTTAATCCAGTCTTTAATATTGGTAAAATTAAATACTCAGAATTCAATAATTAAGGCAAATTATGATTAAGCTTATTTTTTCCGAATTTAAATTCTCTTTAATTTATGTGGAATGAGAGTGGTATAAGTAGGGATGCCATTTTAGCAAGTCATCTTGATACTATTGTACTGTGGAATGATCTTTAATTTAGCAAGTCATTTAGAACAGCATAAATGCAATTTGCATGATTGGATATCAAGGTTTTAAAACCAACTACTATATAAAGATCATTTTTCATGTCTCTCACTAACAAGCATAGagtgttttacatttttcagaATTCTTCAAAGAGTTTCACTTTGTTAGCAATTATGTgctctttcttgttttaaatttattattttgttcacGAAACGCGTATAATCTAATTGATTAAAAGctaatacaatttttaaatatcttaatCTATCATACACCTATTTAGCCCCGAACGCATATGATATATTGAAGAGGGATTGAATGTCATATTCATGGTAGTTTCTCTCGAAGAAGTTCGAGGAAAAACttcaatatgcaaaattaaaaataaggattgaaatattctaacttcgagaaaatcaatatatatatatatataattatatatatgtacgagTTAGAGACTTTTTAAGTAGTTCTAGTTCTATGTCAAACTAAAATGAAATGTTGACTTGTAGATTCTCTAGAAATTTATGAACTTTCTCTCGCTCGACCTAGAAAAGTAAAATCTATTGATTTGAAGACAATGCAAGAAGATGTCAATGACTTCTTTAACGAGGGAATTGTTGAATATATGATGAGGGCTTTGTTGATATAGCCAAGAGGTTTAGGAAATTTCCCCAACCTAGGAAGGAAAATCTGAAGAATAAGATTTTCAAGAATATAGAAAGATCAAATGGTGACTTTAGTGTACTCTCACGAGGCAGGAAGGAGAAAAGTATGAATTATTTCTATTCTCGAGTCGGTAGGTAAAGcacattatttatattatttaaataataagatttgatttataaaatttaaattttaaaaattatattataaataaaattatactgCATAAGCAGtgttgtgtaaaaattttagagtaaaaattatctatatatatggaaggaAAAGCTATAACAAAACCTTTTGAAGAATAACTACTACTAAAAAGATTAATGATATTGAACTTCaacattattcataaaaaaaagttgacaaAAAGGAGATAAACTCtcaatatttcttataatttactaaaaattgaagttgaaaaaaataataaattctcagTTATCAATATACAATACACAATTTTGTgctattattttaaataaggatTCAATatcgtttgtttttgtaaataagAGAATATGcgtttatattaaaattaaaaattgaataaaatattattagaatatattattttaatattatttttattttaaagaattatataatatatagattttttttaaatcttagtAATTTTTTGTATGTTGAAAATTGCCGtaagttttttctatttttaccAGAAATAGAAATCTATTCCACGTTCGTTGCTTCAACGCCATTGCGCTCTCTCTCTTGAAAGTTTTAACTCCATATCCCAAAGTCCTCTATCTGTCTTTCTCAGTCCAAACTTCTTACCAACacaagcctctctctctctctctctctctctctctctctcatcttcaaTGTCAGTCCCAGCAGCCCTGCACCCATGCTAGGGCTGCGCCACAGCAGCGCAGTTCGATCCCCCCGAGCTCTAGAACTCGACGAGAAATGGTGTTCAAGGGCCGgttcttctcctcctccaagAAATCCGACTCCTCCAGCGCCGACGGATCCAATTCCAACTCCCCCCGATCCCTTGCTACCAACTCCAACTCACCCTCCCGATCCGATAAGAAGAAGCCCAAAGCTGcttccaccacctcctccaAAGACAACCCCTCCGGTACCAGAACTCAATTTAAAGATGGAGCCCAGAAGAAAGATTCTAAAGGCAAAGAAACTGTCACACCAAGTCAAACCCCGTCAAAGCCCGGCTCTAATCTTGGTTCCGGTTCCGGGTCGAGGACCAAGAAGGAGGTCATACCGGCGGAGGCTCCGTCGACGGTGTCTCCGATTCTGGCGTCGTCCCTGGGATTGAATAGGATCAAGACGCGATCGGGACCGTTGCCGCAGGAGAGCTTCTTCGGGTTTAGAAGCAGTGACAAGGGCTCCGCTCTTGGCGCCAGCAATTTATCGAGGCACGTCAAAGTCGATACCGGGTCTGGTTCGGGCTCGGGTTCTGGAACTGGGGGGAAGAAGGAGGCCGTTGGTCCGAGTAGGATGCTGGGGTTCCAAGAACATTGGGTTGACAATGGGAGCAACTCGGACAGTATGTCCACTGGGAGTGCGCAGTCTAAAGACCAGAGTCCTAATGTGATTGCGCGCTCATGTTTACAGAATGGGGAGTCTTCCTCTCAACCAGGTATAgtttcttttggtttatttaattgtttgaaCAATGAAGCGGTAATTGCTGGTTATGCACAATTGTACATCAAAGTGAATAACGTGACCTTGAGATTGTTGTTCGTATTATCAATTGTGACTGACCGGACTTTTCATATGTGTGCAGTTATCTGTTTGTTCTTTCATtcttcaattaaatttttatttcataggATTTTGCATGCCAGCACATACTGGTGAAATTGTTACTTTTTTGTTCATGTTAGGTTGAGAATTTAGCATTTTGGTAGTTGAAGAAAGATCATCTACGTTTTATGTTTAGTAAAAAATTCAGAATTATGGTGGAGAAGGAAGTTGATTAAAAGAAGTCTATAAGATGACCTATATGCAGTCAGTTTGTAAAATCAAGCGCCTGTCCAACAGCTAACTTAACTGATGCTGTTAAAACTATTGAATTTGGGGCTTCTTAATCAACACATTGAGTTAATCCCAGCAGTCTGCCGTCTTCTCCTATTTATCCATTCTCTCCCTGTCCATTATTGGGGCCtaacatgaaaatatgaaattgtAACAGAAGTTGATTATGAGCATTGGCTCGGTCCATGTAGAAGTAGATGTTAGAACTGCTATGATAACATGTTATATTTGAAGTAGACATGGATAAGTGGATTTATATCATCATAGTTTCTGATTCCTATTTTTTTCTGGTGTATGCTTCACATGCAAatgtttccttttttctttctgttattGACTGCTTTATTAATCTTGTCTTAAATgatcaactcgttttgacccgaacccatttatatcaaatctaAATCTGCTAATTTCGTGTCTTGTTTGTGTTGGATTCActggtcgtgtcacatattgccatcCCTACTCCATCAAGTAAAGCCGTAGACCATATGACAATGATTCGCCACACAAGTCTCCTTATTGCTAGTGATTTTGAACAACTTGGGGAAGGTGTGTATCAATGATTGATCTCTACACCACGCATCATGCCAAAAGCAAATCTTGGACTTGTCACCCATCAAAATCTAGTGGGGTGGGAAAAAACCTCCAAcccctccaaatattcttcctaAGACCGGCCCCAAAAGACCCATTTGCCCCAAAAGACCCATTTGCCTTGTTTGAATAACAACTGCCTCCCAAGCTTATGTACTTTATATGATAAGAGGCTCTCTCTTTCGTAGGCATAATTAGGTTTCTTACTCCTAACCTTCCGTCTGCAACAGGCGAACCCACCTCAGACCATTTCAGATGATGGAGTTTATGTTCCTCCCCATACCTCCATAAAAAATATCGTTGTAGTTTCTCAAGTCTATTGGAAAATCCTATAGGAAGTGGAAATGGGGGCTATATTAGGTATACAAACTTgatgttgtgtttttttttcaacgTACTTCTACCACCCTTTGATAGGTACAATTGCTTCCGACCAGCCAAATGCCGTTCCATCTtcttgataccatttgtaacaacCAAagaaaggcccaagccacatctagcCCTACACTTCAAAAGGACTAATCAACTTCACGGTTGCTTTTTGAATCATTATAAAAGTCTCGAACTTCTTCCTACCAAGCAATGTGAGGTCCTATTCGCCGCCTTCTTATATACAATTTGGTTATTATAGATGCATCAAATGATCCAAACACCCCATTTCTCTCAAAATCTGCATCTTTCCGACAAATAGATGGAGAATCCTCATTTCACATGATCCTAGGCCCTCTTGATATCCAATTTACCAAGAACTTTAGGTGGTCTTGACCTCAACCTACTATCAAGGCATTGGCAATTATAActgagtcaagaatttgtcttccATTGATAACAACATTTTAAGAATTGGATATAATGTTtaccaataataaaaaaaagaattagatatAATGTTTGATTGCATTGATCTCAATCTGTTTGCCAAAACTTTAGCCATAATTTTGTAGACACTAACCTACTAGGCTAATAGGCTTGAAATCCTTCACATCAATCTTGGAATAAGGGCAATAAATGAAGCATTAAGAAATTTCTCAAAGTTGtcttttgaattaaatttgTGAAATCCCATCATCACGTCTTCCTCCTAAACATCCCAACAAGCTTGGAGAAAATCCATGGAATAATCATCCAATCCTTGTGTCTTATTCCATTAAATTCTTTCACAACCTCTCCCACCTCTCTATCCTAAAAAGGTTTTGTCTAGCCATAGAGCCTTGGCCTCTTCAAGAGACAAAAGAAAGTTCATCCAACTTAGGCGTCTGATTAAAGTTGTTCATTGGGGTGAGCCATATAAACAAGACGTTCTGGGTTTGAAACTTTGCATTCACACTCTTGAGGCCATCGGACCAGGAGAATTTTCTCTTgaaattacccgaggtgcacttgaaGGAAATTCCTTGTTAAGGGCCTGTGCATCCCCGGGATTAGTTAGGACTTTGTCTCAGACACCCGGCctcaataaaaaaagtaataattcaCTCTATGAGCGAAATGCACAATATGATACCTAATTGCCAAAGGATTGGAAGAAACAATTCCAtgaaatgtgatttttatgtaTTCTCGGGATCgttatcatttgttttttgcatATGCTTCACATGTAAATGTGATCTGAATATATTCTATGGGAATTTATCCttgtattgaaaaaaataggaaaagttCTACATTGTTTGTGCTTTCCAGGTGTTTTTCTTCcccattcatcataataaaaTGGACTTTGTGAGAGGAATGATGATGGATTGGATATATGGGATGGAGACTAATGGAAGACAACTATGACAATGATAATGGTGTTAGAATGtagtattttccaaaataacatttaaaatttagttcatCAAACCTCATTTATGGTTGAGGAAAACCATGAATACATCAAAGGAGCTATGCAAAACAACAAGGCATAAAAACTAAGCAagcaaagaaaaacaacttgTGAATTTGAGAAAAACCAGCACTTGCTGGTGCCAAAAACTGGGGAGACCTGATCCATCAAGGACAAAACAACCTACTGGAAACTTTGGAAGCTGTGAagtaaaagataaaacaaatatataaccCAGAAGACCACAATTTGCTTGGCCATCCGCATGGCCATAGCTTGCTCTATTTACATGAATAATCTCAAAGCATACTTTTAATGAAAGGACAAATACCTTTCCACTGATCATGATATTTCCAGGGGGCCAGCAAACTGATTTTAAGTTAATTCACTGCAAGCAATGAATCAGTTTCAACCACAAGGTTCAGTATATTCAGTTGATTACAAAGCAAAAGTCCATATTTCTGAGCAGACACGTGAGCGAAAAATATTGGTGCCAACTCCCAAGAaacatcaaaatttaaaaatgatggaACTAGAATGAGATCATGATATTCCCTAACATCCCATACTTGGGCACTTGCCTATTctcatgatcaataaaatattgtttattgataaaaacaataatattcctTAAGAGCCAGAAGCACCAGGATTACCTTTGGAGGTGCCATCTAAACTAAATTTTACTTGAACAAGAGCAGGGGGAGTCCACTTGATAAGAACAGGCTTTCTAATTGTCAGCTTAAGGAAGGAACATGAAGAGCATCGAAAGCATAACAGTATGCTTTGCAACAATTGAGCTAGGCTTAAGAAAGAGATTTAATTCATACATCCGCTTAAAGACCTTTCAGATAATAAAATCTGGAGTAGTAATATCATCATACCTGGCAGTGTTTCTGGCAAGCCATAATTCCTAAACAATGAGATATGGAGTGACCCGAGCAAGAAACCTACCTCGATCTGATCCAGCAAAAAAAGACAACCAGGAAATAAGCTTATCCTTCCAGCTAAGAGAGACAGTGTGGATTGCCaaaaaaagatgagaagaaTTGCTTGACCCCAGCAGGAAGAGACTTCTCTTAAAAGAACTTCGGAAAGAGTTTTTGTATACTAATACCCTTGAGAGCAGTGGCCACATTTCAAAACAATAGGAACATCATATTGTTGGATTCTCTCATCAACAAGGATGCCATTATTTCATAGTTTCCAAGTGAAAACCGAAATTTTAAGATGCAAGAAAACATTCCCGATAGAAGAAGAGAACTGATATATAGGAGCCTTCACTCTTAAGAGATTCCATGCAAATTTAGTGCTGAAGGAACCATCGTTGGTATGGTTCCAAACCTGAGAATCCTGTCCACCATGAGTTTAAGTTGAAACTTGGAAACTTCATTAACAAgtatatgatcatgatcaccGAGAATGGAAAGTTGAggaagtctcaaaccaaaattcAATAGCACATCCTTTAAGAGTATATGAGAAGAAACAACTGGAAAACAAGAAGCTGAGTTTCTTTGCTTTCTTTCATCACACTaattggaaaaaggaaaagtcaAAGCAACAGACCAGTAGTCCCATTATCTAccttttgagaaattttttgagAAGGTTCCTTTCTAAATAAAGAGCCGTTCCTAGCCAAATTATCAAGCCCGAAGCTGATAGAACCAAATCGAACATTCCATTGATTATCTTGCTGAGTGGTAGGTAAAAACTTACAAATGGATTTCCAATGGGTGACTGAAGGGACTTTGAAACAAAATTGTCGATGGAAGTGACATTTCTCAAGTAGTTTTGAGTCATGAAAACAGGCCAAGATGAGAGAGAATCTACCACTCTCGGTGACTCTCTTGCCAACTCTACAATGTAGAGCTTTAACTGCTTCAGGCAGATCCCTAATGTCTAATTCACCCTCCTGAGTTTGTTTACAGTTGTCAGGTTGTGATAATATATGATGTGTCTAGTGCAATCACTACAAATTTCTTGGGCATTTTGATCTCTGCTTCCCAAATCTTCCCTCTCTTGTTGTGTTGTGTGTACACTTAACTGCTTTTGATACTTTGAATCACCTTGCAGGACGATATGGGTCATCGTGGGGTCACTCTAGAGGCTTAAGAAGTTCAGATGTTTGTACAACAGAGGTAGCTGTGAAAAGATTTAATTGATGATAACCATGCACTTATATCTGACTTAgtggttttatttctttttccgtTACTTACCTTTTAAATGTAGTTGATGACTTGAGTTGTCATTTCTAGACTGCATATGATTGTGACAACCCAAAGGAGTCTGAGTCTCCCCGTTTTCAAGCTATACTACGTCTCACAAGTGCACCTAGAAAGAAGCCTACTGATATTAAAAGTTTTTCTCATGAACTAAACTCCAAAGGCGTCAGGCCTTTCCCATTTTGGAAGTCTCGAGGCTTAAACAACTTGGAGGTACTTGAGTTTTATTTCATCAGACAATAAATGTGTTTAGAAGTTTCATTTGTTCTCAATTTCCTTGCTGTTTCATGCAGGAAATATTGGTCGTCATACGTGCAAAATTTGacaaagcaaaagaagaagTGAACTCTGATTTGGCTGTTTTTGCAGCAGATCTGATCGgaattcttgaaaaaaatgcAGATAGTCATCCTGAGTGGCAGGAAACTATTGAGGACTTGCTGGTTTTGGCTCGGAGTTGTGCTATGACATCTCCTGGGGAGTTTTGGCTTCAGTGTGAAGGCATAGTTCAGGAATTGGATGATAGGCGTCAAGAACTTCTGCCAGGCATGCTGAAGCAGCTTCATACCCGAATGCTTTTCATTCTTACAAGGTGTACCAGATTGTTGCAGTTCCATAAAGAGAGCTTGGCTGAGGATGAACATGTTTTCCAGCTTCGTCAACCTACAATCCCGAATTCTGCAGAAAAACGAATTCCTCCCGGCATGGGAAGGGAGTCCAAAAGTTCTAGTGTTGCAAAGGCCTCAAATGCAGCTTCAGCTAGGAAATCTTACAGTCAGGAGCAGCATAGCTTGGATTGGAAAAGAGACCATGTTATTCAACCAGGAAATTTTCTCTCACCTCCTGCAGATGATGCTTTAAAAAACTTGGAGTCTCCCTTAGTCAGGGATAAGATGGCTTCTTGGAAGAAACTCCCATCTCCACCAGGAAAAAACATGAAAGATACTGTTCTGTTGAAGGAGCAGCATGAGAGTAAGGTTGAAACATTGATGAAGGTAAATAGCAGGAGAGCCACTTCTGACACAGATTTGGCTGTAGCTAAGCCTCCTGAGCTTCCTCCTGCAAAAGATTCCCAAGAACATTCCTCCAAGCACCAACACAGAATTTCTTGGGGTTATGGGGGAGATCAGCAACATATATCTGATGAAACTTCAATTATATGTCGCATTTGTGAGGAGGAGGTCCCCACTTTAAACGTGGAAGGTCATTCAAGAATTTGTGCTATTGCTGATCGATGTGATCAGAAAGGTCTACGTGTCAACGAGCGTCTTGTCAGTATTTCTGAAGCTCTTGAGAAAATGACAGAATCATTTGCTCAGAAGGATGTTCAACATGTAGTGGAAAGTCCAGATGTTGCAAAAGTATCAAATTCGAGTGTGACAGAAGAATCTGATATTCTTTCTCCAAAACTCAGTGATTGGTCTCGAAGAGGCTCAGAGGACATGCTTGATTGTTTTCCGGAAGCTGATAATTCAGTGTTTATGGATGATTTGAAAGGTTTACCTTCCATGACATGTAAAACTCGCTTTGGTCCAAAATCCGATCAAGGAATGACAACGTCATCTGCTGGCAGTATGACTCCCCGGTCTCCATTATTGACACCAAGGAGCAGTCAGATTGACTTGCTCTTGGCAGGAAAGGGTGCCTACTCGGAGCATGATGATGTTCCACAGGTACTTCCTTTGTCTTCTTTAGTTCTCTGATGGGGAGTTGCAACACCACTtatgacaataaataaacatatatgtGACTATAATGCCAATTAAATTGTATGAGGTGGTGGCTGAGTTGTGAGTTCAAGTGCTGCTAGATGTGTAagttaggcctcatttgttttcacatatgagataagatgagttgagataaaagttgaataaaatattgttagaatatattttttaatattatttttgttttggaatttgaaaaaattgaattatttatttgattgtgTAGGAATTTGGGAAAATTgcaatgattaaatgagatgagatgagatgagttgtgaaaacaaacgaggccttagttaCCAAgccagaaattaaaaaaatatatatatctcattgtAGTATCAGTTTGAGTTTTCAAACTTAAACTGTCTACTTTGTAGGATATCACTTTCAATAGGAGAAAGTAATCTAATTAGATTAATTAAGGAACTTATCATATTAACAATGCTCTTTGTTAAATCTGCTAAAGGTGCTTTAGGACTACTCAAGTGGTGCTGATCCTAGGGGTGAAAGATTTTTGGTCCGGACCGAAAACACCAAcaagaccggaccggaccggaccggaccgaaaatcAAGTTGGTTGGTCTCGGTCCATGG comes from Juglans microcarpa x Juglans regia isolate MS1-56 chromosome 8S, Jm3101_v1.0, whole genome shotgun sequence and encodes:
- the LOC121244030 gene encoding low temperature-induced protein lt101.2-like produces the protein MGSETFVEVILAILLPPVGVFLRYGCEVEFWIDLLLTILGYIPGIIYALYVLVG